In the genome of Caldisphaera lagunensis DSM 15908, the window TAATTTTTTATGTTTTTATTTAAATTCATGGAATTTCTAAATTGAAAATATGAAGCAGGATTAATCCATATAAAATTTATAGGTAAATTTAGGCTAATTAATTTATCATAATAATATTTAATGCTAGAATAGGGAGAAAAAAGACTTAATCCAACCATATTTCTAATATTGGATATAGAATTCGTATAAAACATAGATGCAGTTTTACGTAACGCCATATACCAGTTAAAAGGATTATGGTGAATTATATTATAAATACGTTTTTTAAAAATCTTAGCAAAATAAATAAATTCTGATGGAACTTCAGCAACAAGATTCATTATATATTGAACATCACCTACATCACTTATAATATTTTTCATAATTTTTATTTCTTCATCTCTTAATTGAGGAAAGTTCTTATAATGAATATATTTTAATTTTTCTTTAATAAATTCTTCAGCTTTGCTAAAGGAATTAGATTCAATATTAAGCCTTTTTAATATTTTATTTTTTTCTTCCAAATAGGAAAAAACTATGCTAGGAATAATAACTTTGTTTTGTTCCATAATTCTTAATGTTTTACGTAATGAATCAACTAAGGCTTCATCGTTTAAAGCCCAAAATAATGTAGAAGGATATGGAGAATAAATAACTCTAAAACCTAAATGTGGTAATCTAATTATTATTTCTGCATTATGAATTCCACTTCCCCCTAATTTTCCATTAATATCTGCAGGTCCTATCATGAAGATTTCCATTTTTAATCCTACTATAATAACTATTATAAAAATTTAAAAGTTTTTTATAATTTGAAATTCTATAAATCAAAAATTTTTTGATAGCATTAAAAAACTAATTATAATAAATTAATATCAAAACAATATTTCAAGGAAAAAGACGGAAATAAAGATTTGATATCAGTTCCTTAGAAGAAACATAATCCTACAAATTTATGACTTGTTATATAAATTTTTTATTGTAAATCAAGGTTGTGTCATTCATGAGACATGAATAAGAATTTTTGAAATAATAATAAATGAAATCAATACTTAATTTATTTAATAATAATGCATTATCTATAATCCTTGCTAAATTTATTAATTTATAATAATTTTATTTATATTGATTATATTAAAACATAGTAAAATCAAATAGTGTGTTCATACTTTTGTATATTTTTAGAAAGTGTAACTCAATCCAATCGCAGAAATCGTCCATGCTTTGATATTTTACATCTAGTCACCCAGAAGAGAGGTGATTTTGGTTGACTCT includes:
- a CDS encoding glycosyltransferase, which encodes MIGPADINGKLGGSGIHNAEIIIRLPHLGFRVIYSPYPSTLFWALNDEALVDSLRKTLRIMEQNKVIIPSIVFSYLEEKNKILKRLNIESNSFSKAEEFIKEKLKYIHYKNFPQLRDEEIKIMKNIISDVGDVQYIMNLVAEVPSEFIYFAKIFKKRIYNIIHHNPFNWYMALRKTASMFYTNSISNIRNMVGLSLFSPYSSIKYYYDKLISLNLPINFIWINPASYFQFRNSMNLNKNIKNYFIYPANAIDPLALSNESYDKENYFVYAGHLDIFKGLYDMPYILKELKNKIDDYIVFVGHSSNETTKYINKLKKIYPKIKFLGFLKNKEELFKIYSKAKGLIYPTHIDGYSLVILESLGVKTPVITYGIPELVYLYRNIKPVRIVNEFDFKSFANEIIKLSKTDNTRDLFDNTESFIRIHSSWDNVAKQYAKIFKETMK